A stretch of Pseudoprevotella muciniphila DNA encodes these proteins:
- a CDS encoding RluA family pseudouridine synthase → MHKAPQYTIFKVTERDALLPFIMKSLQGISRNKAKAILQGNGVRVNKKIVSQHDFELTQGMVVEISKKKDRQTLNSRFVKLVYEDSHIIVIDKAPGILSMANNHSAFCVKTILDEYLHRTHQKCTVHVVHRLDRDTSGLMVYAKNMKAEQILEDNWHEIVTDRRYIAVLSGKIEQKKGMVESWLKENKQMVTYSSPDEGDGKYALTRYRTIKTDDKHSLVELKLETGRKNQIRVHMADINHPVCGDVKYGNGDNPIDRLCLHAYRLDFYHPMTSELMKFETPIPKTFNAIFSSKEQDS, encoded by the coding sequence ATGCACAAAGCACCTCAATACACCATCTTCAAAGTTACGGAAAGAGACGCACTCCTGCCTTTCATCATGAAGTCATTGCAAGGGATCAGTCGCAATAAGGCAAAGGCTATATTGCAGGGAAACGGAGTGCGAGTGAATAAAAAAATTGTTTCACAGCATGATTTTGAACTGACGCAGGGAATGGTCGTTGAAATCAGCAAGAAGAAGGACAGGCAGACACTTAACAGCCGTTTTGTTAAGTTGGTGTATGAAGACAGCCACATCATTGTGATTGACAAAGCACCGGGAATTCTTTCTATGGCAAACAACCATAGTGCATTTTGCGTGAAGACCATACTCGACGAGTATCTTCACCGAACGCACCAAAAGTGTACGGTACACGTAGTGCATAGGTTGGACCGCGATACGTCGGGGCTTATGGTTTATGCCAAAAACATGAAGGCAGAGCAAATACTTGAGGATAATTGGCATGAAATAGTTACTGACAGAAGATACATTGCAGTCCTTTCGGGTAAGATAGAACAGAAGAAGGGTATGGTGGAGAGTTGGCTGAAAGAAAACAAACAGATGGTTACATATTCTTCACCTGATGAGGGCGATGGAAAGTACGCCCTTACAAGATATCGAACCATCAAGACTGATGATAAACACTCACTCGTTGAACTGAAACTCGAAACAGGACGTAAAAACCAAATCCGAGTCCACATGGCAGACATCAACCATCCTGTCTGCGGAGACGTAAAGTATGGTAACGGCGACAATCCTATCGACCGACTTTGCCTGCATGCTTATCGGCTTGATTTTTATCACCCCATGACAAGTGAACTTATGAAATTTGAGACACCGATTCCAAAAACTTTTAATGCCATCTTTTCATCAAAAGAACAAGACTCCTGA